Proteins encoded together in one Hymenobacter monticola window:
- a CDS encoding thiamine phosphate synthase, which produces MKINSLHYITTNAEAAELACQGGVRWLQLRVKNQPPAIWKQLALDAQAVCRRYGATLIINDNPALAQEIGADGVHLGKEDLPPAEACEMLGSKFIIGGTANTFADVQRLAATGVDYVGLGPFRFTSTKEKLSPILGLAGYTEIMRQCQAAGITVPIIGIGGITLGDVPALLAAGLHGVAVSGAIGATENPTESAALFVNELSALKPV; this is translated from the coding sequence ATGAAAATCAATTCTCTTCACTACATCACCACCAATGCCGAAGCGGCCGAACTGGCCTGCCAGGGCGGGGTGCGCTGGCTACAGCTTCGGGTGAAAAACCAGCCGCCCGCCATCTGGAAGCAGCTGGCGCTGGATGCGCAAGCCGTGTGCCGCCGCTACGGTGCCACGCTCATCATCAACGACAACCCCGCGCTGGCCCAGGAAATTGGGGCCGACGGCGTTCACCTGGGCAAGGAAGATTTGCCACCTGCCGAAGCCTGCGAAATGCTGGGCTCAAAATTCATTATCGGCGGCACCGCCAACACTTTCGCTGATGTGCAGCGCCTGGCCGCAACCGGCGTCGATTACGTGGGCCTGGGGCCGTTTCGCTTCACCAGCACCAAGGAAAAATTAAGCCCGATTCTGGGCCTGGCCGGCTATACCGAAATCATGCGGCAGTGCCAGGCCGCGGGCATTACGGTGCCCATTATCGGCATTGGCGGCATCACCTTGGGCGACGTGCCGGCGCTGCTGGCAGCGGGGCTGCACGGAGTGGCGGTGTCGGGAGCCATTGGCGCAACTGAAAATCCAACAGAATCAGCGGCATTGTTTGTCAATGAGTTATCAGCTTTAAAACCTGTTTAA
- the thiD gene encoding bifunctional hydroxymethylpyrimidine kinase/phosphomethylpyrimidine kinase → MSQSFRPYALSIAGLDPSAGAGLLADVKTLESHGVYGLGVCTALTVQNDVSFERVNWVPAAEIREQIRVLFARFKVDFIKIGLVENLPQLLELVGWLKVQNPKLQIVWDPVLKASAGYEFHRQTDRQLVQALCAEMALVTPNKPEMLRMWPGEESAEIAAQVVSAFCPVLLKGGHDDGELSTDVLYARGKWDSFSVARLPHGEKHGSGCVLSAAVLANLAKGETLVDACEAAKDYTTAFLASNDTLLGYHSRTA, encoded by the coding sequence ATGTCCCAATCCTTCCGCCCTTACGCCCTCAGCATTGCCGGTCTTGACCCCAGCGCGGGGGCTGGCTTGCTGGCTGATGTGAAGACACTGGAGAGCCACGGCGTGTATGGGCTGGGGGTGTGCACGGCCCTCACGGTGCAAAACGACGTGTCGTTTGAGCGCGTGAACTGGGTGCCGGCGGCCGAAATTCGAGAGCAGATTCGCGTGCTTTTTGCCCGCTTCAAGGTCGATTTTATTAAAATTGGTTTAGTGGAAAACCTGCCGCAGCTGTTGGAACTGGTGGGCTGGCTGAAAGTGCAGAACCCGAAGCTGCAAATTGTGTGGGACCCGGTGCTGAAAGCATCGGCCGGCTACGAGTTTCACCGCCAAACCGACCGCCAGCTGGTGCAGGCCCTGTGCGCCGAAATGGCCCTCGTGACGCCCAACAAGCCCGAAATGCTGCGCATGTGGCCCGGCGAGGAATCGGCTGAAATAGCGGCGCAGGTCGTGAGCGCCTTCTGCCCGGTGTTGCTGAAAGGCGGGCACGACGACGGCGAACTATCGACCGACGTGCTGTACGCTCGCGGCAAGTGGGACTCGTTTTCGGTGGCGCGGCTGCCGCACGGCGAGAAGCACGGCAGCGGCTGCGTGCTGTCGGCGGCGGTGCTGGCTAATCTCGCCAAAGGCGAAACACTGGTAGATGCCTGCGAAGCGGCTAAGGACTACACCACCGCCTTTCTGGCCAGCAACGACACACTGCTGGGCTACCATTCAAGAACGGCGTAG